The proteins below come from a single Parageobacillus toebii NBRC 107807 genomic window:
- the cysK gene encoding cysteine synthase A, with protein MARTVNSITELIGDTPAVKLNRIVDEDSADVYLKLEFMNPGSSVKDRIALAMIEAAEKAGKLKPGDTIVEPTSGNTGIGLAMVAAAKGYKAVLVMPDTMSLERRNLLRAYGAELVLTPGSEGMRGAIAKAEELVREHGYFMPQQFKNEANPEIHRLTTGKEIVEQMGDQLDAFIAGVGTGGTITGAGQVLRETYPNIKIYAVEPADSPVLSGGKPGPHKIQGIGAGFVPDILDTSIYDGVITVTTEEAFAAARRAAREEGILGGISSGAAIHAALKVAKELGKGKKVLAIIPSNGERYLSTPLYQFEE; from the coding sequence ATGGCAAGAACAGTAAACTCCATTACAGAGCTTATTGGCGATACGCCTGCAGTGAAATTAAACCGCATTGTTGATGAAGATAGCGCCGATGTATATTTAAAACTGGAATTTATGAACCCTGGCAGCAGCGTCAAAGACCGTATTGCCTTAGCGATGATCGAAGCGGCGGAAAAAGCCGGAAAATTAAAACCTGGTGACACGATTGTAGAGCCGACAAGCGGAAACACCGGAATTGGATTGGCGATGGTTGCCGCGGCAAAAGGGTATAAAGCGGTTTTAGTCATGCCAGATACGATGAGTTTAGAACGTCGCAATTTGTTGCGCGCATATGGCGCTGAATTAGTGCTAACACCAGGAAGCGAAGGAATGCGCGGCGCGATTGCGAAGGCGGAAGAGCTAGTAAGAGAGCATGGCTATTTTATGCCACAACAATTTAAGAATGAGGCAAACCCAGAAATCCATCGGTTAACGACTGGAAAAGAAATTGTTGAGCAAATGGGCGACCAATTAGATGCGTTTATTGCCGGCGTCGGTACTGGCGGAACGATTACAGGGGCAGGACAAGTGCTTCGCGAAACATATCCAAACATTAAAATTTATGCCGTAGAACCTGCTGATTCACCAGTATTATCGGGCGGAAAACCAGGTCCTCATAAAATTCAAGGAATCGGCGCCGGATTTGTGCCGGACATTTTAGATACAAGCATTTATGATGGAGTCATTACCGTTACAACAGAAGAAGCGTTCGCCGCTGCTCGCCGCGCTGCTCGCGAAGAAGGAATACTTGGCGGAATTTCTTCTGGTGCCGCTATTCATGCTGCATTGAAGGTCGCCAAAGAGCTTGGAAAAGGAAAAAAAGTGCTGGCAATTATTCCAAGTAACGGAGAACGTTACTTAAGTACACCGCTTTATCAATTTGAGGAGTAA
- a CDS encoding helix-turn-helix domain-containing protein, with protein MEAEKWGRRIRAFRKLKGYTQEKLAKDLGVSVSILGEVERGNRLPSEQLIEKIAERLNISVEELAPPRSEPRE; from the coding sequence ATGGAAGCAGAAAAATGGGGAAGACGTATTCGCGCTTTTCGAAAGCTGAAAGGATATACACAGGAAAAATTGGCAAAAGATCTGGGGGTATCTGTGTCCATTTTAGGAGAAGTTGAGCGTGGAAATCGCTTACCGTCGGAGCAATTAATAGAGAAAATTGCCGAACGGTTAAATATATCTGTAGAAGAGCTTGCACCGCCACGTTCAGAGCCTAGGGAATAA
- the folK gene encoding 2-amino-4-hydroxy-6-hydroxymethyldihydropteridine diphosphokinase: MENYAYIALGSNIGDRLYYLREAVKMLDRHEQISVTAASSIYETEPVGYVNQDKFLNMVIKIYTTLSPFALLDVTQNIEQKLGRKREIRWGPRTLDLDILLYNHENIETEQLIIPHPRMTERAFVMIPLLELNHDIHFPNISERLACLIDRLPDKEGVRVWKQKNGEDVFALFES; encoded by the coding sequence ATGGAAAATTATGCGTATATTGCTCTTGGCTCTAATATCGGTGATCGCCTATATTACTTGCGGGAAGCTGTCAAAATGTTGGATAGACATGAACAAATTTCCGTCACTGCTGCTTCATCTATTTATGAGACGGAACCGGTCGGTTATGTGAATCAAGATAAGTTTTTAAATATGGTTATAAAAATTTATACAACTCTTTCTCCTTTTGCATTGCTAGACGTCACGCAAAATATCGAACAAAAACTTGGGAGAAAAAGGGAAATACGGTGGGGACCACGAACGTTAGACCTTGACATTTTATTATATAATCATGAAAATATTGAAACAGAACAACTTATCATTCCTCATCCGCGTATGACAGAGCGGGCGTTTGTTATGATTCCGTTATTGGAATTAAATCACGATATCCATTTTCCAAATATTTCTGAACGTTTAGCGTGCCTCATAGATCGACTACCTGACAAAGAAGGAGTTCGTGTATGGAAGCAGAAAAATGGGGAAGACGTATTCGCGCTTTTCGAAAGCTGA
- the hslO gene encoding Hsp33 family molecular chaperone HslO: protein MSDYLVKALAYDGQVRAYAARTTDTVSEAQRRHQTWPTASAALGRAITAGVMMGAMLKGDDKLTIKIDGGGPIGTILVDSNAKGEVRGYVTNPHVHFDLNEHGKLDVAKAVGKNGMLTVVKDLGLRDFFTGQVPIISGELGEDFTYYFASSEQVPSSVGVGVLVNPDNTILAAGGFIIQLMPGTEEKTIEQIEQRLQTIPPVSKMVESGLTPEEILEELLGKGNVKVLETLPVSFVCRCSRERIADAIISLGPQEIQDIMEKEGYAEASCHFCNETYHFTKEELEQLKQLAEAKN from the coding sequence ATGTCAGACTACTTAGTGAAAGCCTTAGCTTATGATGGACAAGTAAGAGCGTATGCCGCACGAACAACAGATACCGTTAGCGAGGCACAGCGCCGCCATCAAACATGGCCGACTGCTTCCGCAGCGCTTGGCCGGGCTATTACGGCGGGGGTCATGATGGGAGCCATGTTAAAAGGAGACGATAAATTAACGATTAAAATTGATGGCGGCGGTCCAATCGGCACCATTTTGGTCGACAGCAACGCCAAGGGAGAGGTGCGTGGATACGTCACAAATCCACACGTTCACTTTGATTTAAACGAACATGGGAAATTAGACGTGGCAAAAGCAGTAGGCAAAAATGGCATGTTAACGGTTGTAAAAGACTTAGGATTGCGTGATTTCTTTACAGGACAAGTGCCGATTATTTCCGGGGAACTTGGTGAAGATTTCACGTACTATTTTGCTTCTTCGGAACAAGTTCCGTCTTCTGTCGGGGTTGGTGTACTTGTGAATCCAGACAACACGATATTGGCGGCAGGAGGCTTTATCATCCAGCTGATGCCGGGAACGGAAGAGAAGACGATTGAACAAATCGAACAGCGTTTACAAACGATTCCTCCAGTTTCGAAAATGGTTGAAAGCGGGCTAACACCGGAAGAAATTTTAGAGGAACTGCTTGGAAAGGGAAATGTCAAAGTACTTGAAACACTTCCTGTTTCGTTTGTATGTCGCTGTTCGCGGGAGAGAATTGCCGATGCGATTATTAGTTTAGGTCCACAAGAAATTCAAGACATTATGGAAAAAGAAGGGTATGCCGAAGCATCATGTCATTTTTGTAATGAAACGTATCATTTTACAAAAGAAGAGCTCGAACAATTAAAACAACTTGCAGAAGCAAAAAATTAA
- a CDS encoding type III pantothenate kinase has protein sequence MIFVLDVGNTNTVLGVYDGDELKHHWRIETSRGKTEDEYAMTIKALLNHVGLQFSDIDGIIISSVVPPIMFALERMCLKYFHIKPIIVGPGIKTGLNIKYDNPREVGADRIVNAVAGIHLYGSPLIIVDFGTATTYCYINEHKQYMGGAIAPGIMISTEALFARAAKLPRIEIARPDDIIGKNTVSAMQAGILYGYVGQVEGIVSRMKAKSSVPPKVIATGGLASLIASESSVIDIVDPFLTLTGLKILYEKNVDKKQ, from the coding sequence ATGATTTTTGTGTTAGACGTTGGCAATACCAATACGGTGTTAGGGGTATATGATGGCGATGAATTAAAGCATCATTGGCGCATCGAAACGAGCCGGGGCAAAACGGAAGATGAATACGCCATGACGATCAAGGCGTTATTGAACCATGTCGGGCTTCAGTTTTCCGACATTGATGGTATTATTATCTCTTCCGTGGTGCCGCCGATTATGTTTGCGCTTGAGCGAATGTGCTTAAAATACTTCCATATTAAGCCGATTATCGTCGGTCCAGGGATTAAAACAGGACTGAATATTAAATACGATAATCCGCGAGAAGTAGGGGCAGACCGAATTGTGAACGCGGTTGCCGGCATTCACTTGTATGGCAGCCCTCTCATTATTGTCGACTTTGGTACGGCGACGACGTATTGTTATATTAATGAACATAAACAATATATGGGGGGCGCTATTGCTCCAGGGATTATGATTTCCACGGAAGCGCTTTTCGCGCGAGCTGCGAAATTGCCTCGTATCGAAATTGCCCGTCCGGATGACATTATTGGGAAAAATACTGTTAGTGCGATGCAAGCTGGAATTTTATATGGATACGTGGGGCAAGTGGAGGGCATTGTTTCGCGGATGAAAGCAAAAAGCTCTGTTCCTCCAAAAGTGATTGCAACAGGAGGGTTAGCGTCCTTAATTGCCAGCGAATCTAGTGTGATTGATATTGTTGATCCGTTTTTGACGCTGACAGGATTAAAAATTTTATACGAGAAAAACGTTGATAAAAAACAATGA
- the pabA gene encoding aminodeoxychorismate/anthranilate synthase component II: MILMVDNYDSFTYNLVQYLGVLGEELIVKRNDEITIKEIETLSPDFLMISPGPCTPNEAGISMEAIEYFAGKIPIFGVCLGHQAIAQVFGGKVIRADRLMHGKTSPIFHDGRTIFANIPSPFTATRYHSLIVEKETLPDCFEISAWTEENEIMAIRHKTLPVEGVQFHPESIMTSHGMKLLENFIQTYKRVR, translated from the coding sequence ATGATTTTAATGGTTGATAATTACGATTCTTTTACATACAACTTAGTGCAATATCTAGGTGTGTTAGGGGAAGAATTAATCGTAAAACGAAATGATGAGATTACGATTAAGGAGATAGAGACACTAAGCCCTGATTTTCTTATGATTTCGCCTGGTCCTTGCACTCCTAATGAGGCGGGCATCAGCATGGAAGCCATCGAATACTTTGCAGGGAAAATTCCGATTTTTGGAGTTTGCCTTGGGCATCAAGCGATTGCTCAAGTATTTGGGGGAAAAGTCATTCGTGCTGACCGTTTAATGCACGGTAAAACGTCGCCAATTTTCCATGATGGAAGAACCATTTTCGCCAATATTCCTAGCCCGTTTACGGCCACTCGTTATCATTCTCTTATTGTTGAAAAAGAAACATTGCCAGATTGTTTTGAAATTTCCGCTTGGACAGAAGAAAACGAAATTATGGCGATTCGCCATAAAACATTGCCAGTTGAAGGGGTTCAGTTTCATCCGGAATCGATTATGACGAGTCACGGGATGAAGCTGTTGGAAAACTTTATTCAAACATATAAAAGGGTTCGATAA
- the ftsH gene encoding ATP-dependent zinc metalloprotease FtsH, translating to MNRIFRNTIFYLLIFLVVIGVVSFFNGSNQRTEPMTYDAFITHLENGDVKSFSMKPERGVYEIRGQLKTYSEDQYFSTYVMNSDTVLNRIDAAAKRTRVEVMPADETSGWVTFFTSIIPFVIIFILFFFLLNQAQGGGSRVMNFGKSRARLYTDDKKKVRFRDVAGADEEKQELVEIVEFLKDPRKFVELGARIPKGVLLVGPPGTGKTLLARAVAGEAGVPFFSISGSDFVEMFVGVGASRVRDLFETAKKNAPCIIFIDEIDAVGRQRGAGLGGGHDEREQTLNQLLVEMDGFNGNEGIIIIAATNRPDILDPALLRPGRFDRQITVDRPDVKGREAVLRVHARNKPLDESVDLKAIAMRTPGFSGADLENLLNEAALVAARRNKKKIDMSDIDEATDRVIAGPAKKSRVISEKERRIVAYHEAGHTVIGMVLDNAEMVHKVTIVPRGQAGGYAVMLPKEDRYFMTKQDLLDKITGLLGGRVAEEIVFNEVSTGAHNDFQRATNIARRMVTEFGMSEKLGPLQFGQPSGQVFLGRDLHNEQNYSDKIAYEIDLEIQRIIKECYEKAKNILTQHRDKLELIATTLLEVETLDAEQIKHLFEHGTLPNRDANNGNDNKNNEDNNDVKINIQKKDE from the coding sequence ATGAATCGGATCTTCCGAAATACCATATTTTACTTATTGATTTTTCTCGTTGTGATCGGTGTAGTCAGCTTCTTTAACGGAAGCAATCAACGGACGGAACCGATGACATACGATGCCTTTATTACACATTTAGAAAATGGCGATGTTAAATCGTTTTCCATGAAACCGGAGCGCGGTGTGTATGAGATAAGGGGACAGCTCAAAACGTACAGTGAGGATCAATACTTTTCCACTTATGTCATGAACAGCGATACGGTGCTGAACCGTATTGACGCTGCAGCGAAAAGAACAAGAGTGGAAGTAATGCCTGCGGATGAAACGAGCGGATGGGTCACCTTTTTCACTTCAATCATCCCGTTTGTCATCATTTTTATCTTGTTTTTCTTCTTGTTGAACCAAGCGCAAGGCGGCGGCAGCCGGGTAATGAACTTTGGAAAAAGCCGGGCGCGCTTATATACGGACGACAAGAAAAAAGTTCGTTTCCGCGATGTTGCTGGTGCGGATGAAGAAAAACAAGAGCTTGTGGAAATTGTGGAATTTTTAAAAGATCCGCGGAAGTTTGTGGAGCTTGGCGCCCGTATTCCGAAAGGAGTTCTTCTTGTTGGGCCTCCGGGGACAGGGAAAACGTTGCTTGCGCGCGCGGTTGCAGGAGAAGCTGGCGTACCGTTTTTCTCCATCAGCGGTTCCGACTTCGTAGAAATGTTCGTCGGTGTCGGTGCGTCACGTGTGCGCGATTTGTTCGAAACCGCGAAAAAGAACGCGCCATGTATCATTTTTATTGACGAAATTGATGCGGTTGGCCGTCAACGCGGAGCAGGTCTTGGCGGCGGACATGATGAGCGTGAACAAACGCTCAACCAATTGCTTGTCGAGATGGATGGATTCAATGGAAACGAAGGAATTATTATCATCGCAGCGACAAACCGCCCGGATATTTTAGACCCAGCATTGTTACGTCCAGGTCGTTTTGACCGGCAAATTACGGTAGACCGTCCGGACGTAAAAGGGCGTGAAGCGGTATTGCGCGTACACGCTCGCAATAAGCCGCTTGATGAATCCGTTGATTTAAAAGCGATTGCAATGCGTACACCAGGCTTCTCTGGTGCTGATTTAGAAAACTTGTTGAACGAGGCGGCCCTTGTTGCGGCGCGACGGAATAAAAAGAAAATTGATATGAGCGACATCGATGAGGCGACAGACCGTGTCATCGCCGGACCGGCAAAGAAAAGCCGCGTCATCTCAGAAAAAGAGCGACGCATTGTTGCATACCATGAAGCGGGTCATACCGTCATTGGTATGGTGCTTGATAATGCGGAAATGGTGCATAAAGTGACGATCGTTCCACGTGGCCAAGCCGGTGGTTACGCGGTTATGCTTCCGAAAGAAGACCGCTATTTTATGACAAAGCAAGACTTGTTAGATAAAATTACCGGTTTATTAGGCGGGCGCGTTGCGGAAGAAATTGTGTTTAACGAAGTGAGCACAGGGGCGCATAATGACTTCCAACGTGCGACGAACATTGCTCGCCGCATGGTCACCGAGTTTGGAATGAGTGAGAAGCTTGGTCCATTGCAATTTGGGCAGCCGAGCGGGCAAGTGTTTTTAGGGCGTGACTTGCACAATGAGCAAAACTACAGCGATAAAATTGCATATGAAATTGATTTAGAAATTCAACGGATTATTAAAGAATGTTATGAGAAGGCGAAAAACATTTTAACACAACATCGTGATAAACTGGAGTTAATCGCTACTACATTGCTAGAAGTAGAAACGTTAGATGCAGAACAAATTAAACATTTATTTGAACATGGAACATTGCCAAACCGTGATGCAAATAATGGCAATGACAATAAAAATAATGAGGATAACAATGACGTCAAAATAAATATTCAAAAGAAAGATGAGTAA
- the folB gene encoding dihydroneopterin aldolase, whose amino-acid sequence MQCLEKEWRAIDKIYLHRMEFYGYHGVLPEENVLGQRFIVDVILETDLQKAGKSDRLDDTINYAEVYDICRNVVEKRRFSLIEAVAETIAEQILSSFPTVARCTIKVTKPNPPIQGHYESVAVEIVRGR is encoded by the coding sequence ATGCAATGCTTGGAAAAGGAGTGGAGAGCGATCGATAAAATTTATCTTCATCGGATGGAGTTTTATGGATATCACGGCGTCCTTCCCGAAGAAAATGTGCTTGGACAGCGCTTTATTGTAGATGTCATTCTCGAAACGGATTTACAAAAGGCTGGAAAAAGCGATCGATTAGATGATACCATTAATTATGCGGAAGTGTATGATATTTGCCGAAATGTTGTCGAGAAAAGGAGATTTTCGTTAATCGAAGCAGTAGCAGAGACGATTGCGGAGCAAATTTTATCTTCTTTTCCAACCGTTGCTCGTTGTACGATTAAAGTGACAAAACCAAATCCACCCATTCAAGGTCATTATGAATCTGTAGCAGTAGAAATTGTAAGGGGTCGTTAG
- the pabC gene encoding aminodeoxychorismate lyase, whose translation MYVYINGDVVHKDEARISPFDHGFLYGLGVFETFRTYDGHPFLLDDHLERLNHSLQEMNIVKSFTRGEVMEILRRLLEANGLRNAYVRFNISAGIGDIGLQTSEYDEPTIIMYMKPFSPPSFAKGKIATVLKTKRNTPEGKERLKSHHYLNNIIGKREIGSRTDVEGIFLNEQGYVAEGIVSNIFWVKNKTVYTPAIHTGILNGVTRQFVIAMLNVLNIEYEEGFYTLDHLQQADEIFVTNSIQEIVPIYQMNGRTYPGADGIVTSFLQRYYKRFTPFLWTRHELAERIE comes from the coding sequence ATGTATGTATATATCAATGGAGATGTCGTTCATAAAGACGAAGCGCGTATTTCGCCGTTTGACCACGGTTTTTTGTATGGTCTTGGTGTATTTGAAACGTTTCGTACATATGATGGGCATCCGTTTTTGCTAGACGACCATTTGGAACGGTTAAATCATAGCTTACAAGAGATGAATATTGTCAAATCCTTTACTCGCGGTGAAGTCATGGAGATACTTCGTCGTCTGTTAGAAGCAAATGGTTTGCGAAATGCTTACGTTCGTTTCAATATTTCGGCAGGCATCGGGGATATTGGTTTGCAAACGAGTGAGTATGATGAACCGACGATCATTATGTATATGAAGCCTTTTTCACCTCCGTCATTTGCAAAAGGCAAAATCGCAACAGTTCTAAAAACAAAACGAAACACCCCGGAGGGAAAAGAACGCTTAAAATCGCATCATTATTTGAATAATATTATAGGCAAACGGGAAATCGGCAGCCGTACCGATGTGGAAGGCATTTTTTTGAATGAACAAGGGTATGTTGCTGAGGGAATTGTCTCCAATATTTTTTGGGTAAAAAATAAAACGGTATACACTCCGGCGATTCATACAGGAATTTTAAATGGAGTAACAAGACAATTTGTGATTGCGATGTTGAACGTGCTAAACATTGAATATGAGGAAGGTTTTTATACACTTGACCATCTGCAACAAGCGGATGAAATATTTGTGACCAATTCCATTCAGGAAATCGTCCCTATTTATCAAATGAATGGTCGTACTTATCCAGGTGCTGATGGGATTGTTACTTCATTTTTGCAAAGGTATTACAAGCGCTTCACACCATTTTTATGGACAAGACATGAGTTGGCAGAAAGGATTGAATGA
- the hpt gene encoding hypoxanthine phosphoribosyltransferase gives MGMKDDIQKILITEEQIQEKVKELGKLLTEEYEGRFPLAVGVLKGAMPFMADLLKHIDTYLEMDFMDVSSYGNATVSSGEVKILKDLNTSVEGRDILIIEDIIDSGLTLSYLVDLFRYRKANSIKIVTLLDKPSGRKADIQADYAGFIVPDEFVVGYGLDYCEKYRNLPFIGVLKPEVYNK, from the coding sequence ATGGGGATGAAAGACGATATCCAAAAAATACTTATTACGGAGGAGCAAATTCAAGAAAAGGTAAAGGAGCTAGGCAAGCTGTTGACAGAAGAATATGAAGGGCGTTTTCCGTTAGCCGTCGGAGTACTAAAAGGGGCCATGCCGTTTATGGCAGATTTGTTAAAGCATATCGATACATATTTAGAAATGGATTTTATGGATGTGTCCAGTTATGGAAACGCAACGGTATCGTCCGGCGAAGTGAAAATTTTAAAGGATTTAAATACTTCTGTGGAAGGGCGTGACATTTTAATTATCGAGGATATTATTGATAGTGGTTTAACATTAAGTTATTTAGTCGACTTATTCCGTTATCGGAAAGCGAACTCGATTAAAATTGTTACCTTATTAGATAAACCTTCCGGACGCAAGGCGGATATTCAAGCAGATTATGCCGGTTTTATCGTTCCTGACGAATTTGTTGTCGGCTATGGCTTAGACTATTGTGAGAAATACCGTAATCTTCCTTTTATCGGAGTGCTGAAACCGGAAGTGTACAATAAGTAG
- the folP gene encoding dihydropteroate synthase yields MGTTNAASFVLRCGDYELDLRKKTMIMGIVNVTPDSFSDGGRFYDIDRAVEHAKRLVADGADIIDIGGESTRPGAEKVSLEEELRRVIPVVKAVAQEIDVPISIDTYKAEVAKQAIEAGAHIINDVWGAKADAKMAEVAAFYDVPIILMHNRHDLQYRDLISDMISDLMESVAIAKRAGVRDENIILDPGIGFAKTLEHNLEVMRRLDEFAKLGYPLLLGTSRKRFIGHVLDLPVNERVEGTGATVCLGIVKGAHIVRVHDVLPIARMAKMMDAMLGKGVESDR; encoded by the coding sequence ATGGGTACAACAAATGCAGCTTCTTTTGTACTTCGCTGCGGGGATTACGAGTTAGATTTACGGAAAAAGACCATGATCATGGGCATTGTCAATGTAACGCCAGACTCTTTTTCTGACGGCGGACGGTTTTATGATATCGATCGTGCCGTAGAGCATGCAAAACGTCTTGTTGCCGATGGGGCAGATATTATTGATATTGGGGGGGAATCGACCCGCCCTGGTGCAGAAAAGGTATCGCTTGAAGAAGAATTGCGGCGTGTCATTCCTGTGGTGAAAGCAGTCGCTCAAGAAATCGATGTTCCTATTTCCATTGATACGTATAAAGCTGAAGTTGCAAAGCAAGCGATCGAAGCGGGAGCACATATTATTAACGATGTATGGGGAGCAAAAGCGGATGCAAAGATGGCAGAAGTTGCCGCTTTTTACGATGTTCCGATTATTTTAATGCACAACCGTCATGATCTTCAATATCGTGATTTAATTTCCGACATGATTTCTGATTTAATGGAAAGTGTTGCAATCGCAAAACGCGCAGGGGTGAGAGACGAAAACATTATTTTAGATCCAGGTATTGGATTTGCGAAAACATTGGAACATAACTTAGAAGTCATGCGGCGTTTAGATGAATTTGCCAAACTGGGATACCCGCTGCTATTGGGAACATCACGGAAACGATTTATCGGCCATGTTCTTGATTTACCGGTTAATGAACGAGTCGAAGGAACAGGAGCGACCGTATGTCTCGGAATCGTAAAGGGAGCTCACATCGTCCGTGTTCATGATGTATTGCCGATTGCGCGAATGGCGAAAATGATGGATGCAATGCTTGGAAAAGGAGTGGAGAGCGATCGATAA
- the trpE gene encoding anthranilate synthase component I, whose amino-acid sequence MRKWRNRKRRTIPYSKHDWFRQYKMLAAGEPYHALLESGQGGRYSIIGLTPAGIIQTKENQLFISYRDEKKCYEGNPLLSLKQWFGQFPLLPSESELPFQGGAIGYISYDCARYIEKIPSYAKDDLQLPHMYFLIFDDVFVYDHQKQLLHMITHYGDGEELEAERRLSFYESCWLEERKEDIEWAFQKEDASPSVSMTKEEFVEAVKKVQQYIAQGDVFQVNLSVRQSKPLLVHPFHIYEQLRIINPSPYMAYIHFPEFQIVSGSPELLVKKRGSDISTRPIAGTRSRGKTKEEDKQLAKKLLSNEKEIAEHAMLVDLERNDLGRVCQYGTVKVDEWMTIERYSHVMHIVSHVSGKLQQGKDVFDIIQAMFPGGTITGAPKVRTMEIIEELEPIRRGVYTGSIGWISFDGDMEFNIAIRTMIAKDGIAHVQAGAGIVMDSHPEHEYQECLKKAAALWKAKELSEAEKLLRA is encoded by the coding sequence GTGCGGAAATGGAGAAATAGAAAGAGGCGAACGATTCCTTATTCGAAACATGATTGGTTTCGGCAATATAAGATGCTTGCCGCTGGTGAGCCGTATCATGCTCTGCTAGAAAGCGGTCAGGGCGGACGATATAGTATTATTGGTTTAACTCCTGCGGGTATCATCCAAACAAAAGAAAATCAGTTATTCATCTCTTATCGTGATGAAAAGAAGTGTTATGAAGGAAATCCGCTATTGTCGCTCAAACAATGGTTCGGACAGTTCCCGCTTCTTCCTTCGGAAAGTGAACTGCCCTTTCAAGGTGGAGCGATTGGTTATATAAGCTATGACTGCGCACGGTATATTGAAAAAATTCCTTCATATGCGAAAGATGATTTACAGCTTCCACATATGTATTTTTTAATTTTTGATGATGTATTTGTATATGATCATCAAAAGCAGCTGCTGCATATGATTACTCATTATGGGGATGGAGAAGAATTAGAAGCGGAGCGGCGACTTTCCTTTTATGAGTCATGTTGGTTGGAAGAAAGGAAAGAGGATATCGAATGGGCATTCCAAAAAGAAGACGCCAGCCCATCGGTTTCGATGACAAAAGAAGAATTTGTCGAAGCGGTCAAAAAAGTACAGCAATATATTGCCCAGGGAGATGTATTTCAAGTGAATTTATCCGTGCGGCAATCAAAACCGCTACTAGTGCATCCATTTCATATTTATGAGCAGCTGCGCATCATTAATCCGTCTCCATACATGGCATATATTCATTTTCCAGAGTTTCAAATCGTCAGCGGTTCGCCTGAATTGCTTGTCAAGAAGCGGGGAAGCGACATTAGCACAAGGCCGATTGCTGGAACACGTTCGCGCGGGAAAACAAAAGAAGAAGACAAACAGCTGGCAAAAAAGCTGCTTTCTAACGAAAAAGAAATAGCAGAACATGCGATGCTCGTCGATTTAGAGCGCAACGATTTAGGACGTGTATGCCAATATGGTACAGTAAAAGTAGACGAATGGATGACAATCGAACGTTATTCCCACGTTATGCATATTGTGTCCCATGTGTCGGGAAAATTGCAGCAAGGAAAAGATGTATTTGATATTATACAAGCAATGTTTCCTGGCGGTACGATTACTGGTGCTCCAAAAGTACGGACAATGGAAATTATCGAAGAGTTGGAGCCGATACGTCGTGGTGTATATACTGGTTCCATCGGGTGGATTAGCTTCGATGGGGATATGGAATTCAATATTGCGATTCGCACGATGATTGCTAAAGACGGAATAGCTCATGTGCAAGCGGGAGCTGGAATTGTTATGGATTCCCACCCTGAACATGAATATCAGGAATGTTTGAAAAAGGCGGCAGCCCTTTGGAAAGCAAAAGAGCTGAGCGAAGCAGAGAAACTATTGAGAGCATGA